ATAATTAGAGTGTATGATTATCCTACTCTTATGAATCTTTACTTCTCTATAAGATATCTTCTCATCTGTATTTACTTTGAAATTGTATGTTATATAAGTAAAGTCAGGCCCCTCATCGCGAACGCTGTTATAGTCAAGATACATAAACCCAGTAGGAAGTTCTCGGTTCACGCTTAAGTGTAAATCTTCTAAAGCGTCAGCAGTTTTAACTAAAATGTATCCAACACCATTAAAACGGTAACTAATTAGACACTGCAATAATGCTGTCTTTAACTCTATTTTTAAGGCTTCTAAAGCATCATTAATATTAATAACAGTATTAATACTATTTAAGGTAATTCCATTCTTAAGAGTATCTTCTGCTACATTTGAAATGTAGTTTCTAAAAAATATTGAATATTTATATAATTCATTTGCACTAATTTTAAAATTAACTCTCATTGGGTCTCCAAACCTTACAGAGACCAAGTATAACACAATAACTAGTTTTTGCTAGATATTTTTATCAAAAAAATCAAATAATTTTTGTAAAAAAATGACTAAAAAAAGATAATTTACAGAAGGTCAATTAAATAAAGGTGGCTTTAGGTAAATAAATTTACTTTACTAATAATGACATTAATGCTAAGAATATTCCTATATTAAGGGTAATAAGAGTACCAAACATCCAACCATGAAGTTTAAGTTTATTATCGAGTACATTGAATTTAGTATCAATCTTATTATCAAGTTCATTGAATTTAGTATCAATCTTATTATCAAGTTCGGCTTTAACAGATTTAATTTCAGCTTGTAAGCTTGACTCTACCTTTTCAATCTTGGTGTTAAGATTATTCTCAACAGAATCAATTTTGTTATCCAGGTCGGTTTTGACAGATTTAATCTCAGATTGTAAGAGAGCTTCAACTTTTTCAAGCTTAAGGTTAAAGTTATTCTCTACAGTGTCTATTTTGGTATTAAGCTCATCCTTAACACTACTAATCCCATCTTCTAAGTGTTTTAACTTTATGTCAAAGTTTTCTTTTAAGAATTCAA
This region of Borrelia puertoricensis genomic DNA includes:
- the bdr gene encoding Bdr family repetitive protein; amino-acid sequence: MGLAQPVITQQMVIAELTKAGIKRDIAIDLSYRYYKNELTYKDIEFLKENFDIKLKHLEDGISSVKDELNTKIDTVENNFNLKLEKVEALLQSEIKSVKTDLDNKIDSVENNLNTKIEKVESSLQAEIKSVKAELDNKIDTKFNELDNKIDTKFNVLDNKLKLHGWMFGTLITLNIGIFLALMSLLVK